Part of the Zhongshania aliphaticivorans genome, TGGTGTCGCCCCCGTGGTTGCTAAAGTTGAGCCGAACTCTTTAGCTGAGCAGGCTGGCATTGTAGCTGGGCAAGAGTTTTTATCGGTTGATGGTGAAGCCACCCCGACATGGGAGGCATTGCAGCTTCAGCTTTTGGATCGTATTGGGGAAGACGGCGAAGTTCGGATTTCAATGCGCTCCTTAGATTCTGATTTAGTAACTGAAAATGTTGTGGCTCTGAAGGAATGGATGCACGATGTTGAAGAGCCAAACCCCGTTCGTGAATTAGGGGTCACCTTATTTGTGCCAGAAGTTGTGCCGCGTATTGAGACAGTGGTAGCAGGTAGTCCCGCAGAGCGAGCGGGTATGCAAGCCGGTGATTTGGTGGTTGAAGCCAATGGTGAGCCAGTTCGGACTTGGCAAGAGTGGGTTGAGCAAGTGCGGGAGTTGCCGGAACAGTCGCTACCGATTGTTATCGAGCGTGATAAACAGCGTATAATTCTTACAGTTACTCCTGAACGAAAGCTAGACGACAGCAATCATGCGTATGGATATGTTGGAGTTAGTGTGCAAATGCCAACGTGGCCTGAGTCTATGCAGAGAACGATGACTTATGGCTTTGTTGGTGCCGCAATAGCTGCTGTAGACAAAACCTGGACGATGAGTGCTTTTACCTTATCATCAATAAAAAAGATGCTAATTGGATTGTTGTCGCCGAAAAACTTGAGTGGGCCGATAACCATTGCTAAAGTGGCGAGCTCCTCAGCACAGTACGGCTTTTTTGCTTGGTTAACCTTTTTAGCATTGTTGAGCATCAGTCTTGCGGTTTTAAATTTGTTGCCGGTTCCCGTATTAGATGGCGGGCATATTGTCTACGCTCTTGTAGAGTGGTTGACAGGTAAGCCTGTGGCAGAGCAGGTTCAAGTCTGGGCTAATCAGCTGGGCTTAGTATTAGTAGTATTTGTAATGGTTTTTGCTATATATAACGATGTGTTGCGCCTTTAGTCTTTTTTGATAATGCAATGCTTTTAATCTTACACAGTGGCGGCGTCAGTTTAATATGGCGTAAGCCCAAAGCCTTGGTTTTTAGCTGTTGATGATACGCTTTTTTGCATTTGGTTTTTTCCTGTGGTCAGTGAGCTTGCTTGCTGCGGCCCAAAATTCACTGCCGATTTCTGATGTGCGCATAGAAGGTTTACAGCGTATATCGTCGGAAACGGTGTTTTCCGCTTTACCAATAAGTATTGGTGATAGGGTTAGTAGTCGCACAGTAGCTAATGCGTCTAGAGCTTTATTTGGCACGGGAAATTTCGATGACATCCAAATTGGTATGGATGGCGATGTTCTCGTTGTAAAAGTGGTTGAGCGCCCCGCAATTAGCACAATTAACCTTGAGGGTAATAAAGCGCTGGCTACTGAAGCACTTCTGGATGGCTTAAAGAATTCCGGTTTGGCCGAAGGCCAAGTGTTTAAGCGCTCTACGCTTGATGGTATGAAAATGGAGCTGGTTCGTCAGTATGTGTCGCAAGGTCGATATGACGCGAGTATCGAGACCGATGTAGTGGCTGAGCCCCGCAACCGAGTGTCTATTAGTATCAACATTGATGAAGGTAGCAATGCCACGATTGAGCACATCAATATTGTTGGTAATAACGTTTACGATGATGAAACGCTATTAGATTTATTCGAATTAAAGACCGGTGGTTTATTTTCCTTTTTTAGTAGTAGTAATAAATACTCTCGAGAAAAACTGAAGGGTGATCTTGAGAAATTGAATTCTTATTACTTGGATCGTGGTTATTTGTTGTTTAATTCAGACTCTGTGCAAGTGGCTATCAGTCCTAACCGACAATCGGTTTATATCACTGTAAATGTGATAGAGGGTGATAAATACACGGTCAGTAGCGCAGAACTTTCAGGTGATCTAGTATTGCCAGAAAATGATCTAAAGCGATTTGTGTTAGTGCGTGAGGGACAAGTTTTCTCTCAGGCCTTGGTAACCAGCACGGAAGAGTTTATTACTAAGCGCCTGGGTAATGAAGGCTATAACTTTGCCAAAGTTCGCGGAATTCCTGAGACCAATGAAGAAGATAAGTCAGTTGATTTGAAATTCTTTATAGACCCAGGTAAGCGTACCTATGTTCGTCGTATCGATTTTGAAGGAAATGCAAGAACCTCGGATGAAGTATTGCGTCGTGAAATGCGCCAAATCGAAAGTGCGCCAGCGTCGGCGGATAAAATCGAATTATCACGTATTCGTTTAGAGCGTTTAGGTTATTTTAAAGAAGCAAAAGTCGATACCTTAGAGGTACCGGGTACTGATGATTTAATTGATTTGCGTTATACCGTTGAAGAACAGAGCTCAGGTAGTTTGGGAGCGAGCATCGGCTTTTCCCAAGACAGTGGTTTATTGTTGAGCACCAACATTCAACAAAATAACTTTTTTGGTACGGGGAAGCAGGTTGGATTTGGTATTTCGCGCAGTGATTTCGCTAGCAGTGCCAGTTTCAATTATTCTGATCCTTATTTTACTGAAGATGGTGTTAGTCGCGGTTTTAATGTGTATTACCGTACTACCGACTATGAAGAAATCAACGTCGCGAGCTATACCACTGATAGCTATGGTGCGGCTGTGACATTTGGTTATCCGATCTCCGAAACAGAGCGTTTGGGCTTTAATATCGGTTTCAACCGGACATTAATTGATGCAGGTGTGAGTGCGGTCAAGGAAATTAAAAGCAGTCCGCGCTTACTAGATATTATCGACAATTATTTTGTTAGCCAGCTAGATTCAAGCACGGGAACTTATAACGTAGCTGAGGTGCTAGAGGATCTTGATAACTTACCCGCGAGTGCTTTGACTGACCCCGGCGAAGAAGGGTTCTTGGATAAATACGGTGAAGAGTTTAATAACTTCACTGCAGGAATTTCATGGCGCCAATCTACTTTGAACAGAGGCTTACTCGCTACTCGGGGGGTATCCCAGTCTGTCTCACTAGAAGTGGCGGTTCCAGGCTCTGATTTAGAATACTTTAAATTAGGTTATGAAGGTCAGGTCTATGTTCCTGTTTCTAATAGCTTTACGCTTCGGTTTAGAACACAGTTAGGCTACGGTGACGGTTACGGCGAGCTTGAAAATTTGCCCTTCTATCAAAATTTTTATGCTGGTGGCTTCGGCTCTGTCAGAGGGTATAAGAGTAATACACTCGGTCCGCGAAGCACGTATGCTGATATTTATAGCATCAGCCAAGCGGCAACGGCGATTGATTCTTCGGGCAACGCTTTGGCTTTATCGGCAGAAGGCGCTTACGTTTTAGACCCCTCAACCGGTTTATTGGTTGTTGATAGCGCGAATACCTATAGCAATGACCCTGATCCGTTTGGTGGTAATGTACTGATTGAAGGTAGTATGGAATTGTTATTCCCTCTGCCTTTTGTCAAAGATCAACGATCTGTCCGCAGTGGTTTCTTTTTTGATGTCGGTAACGTTTTTAGTACCCAGTGTGGAGAAAGTCAGCTAAATTGCTCAACGCCAGATTTCTCTAGTTTGCGTATGTCTGCTGGTGTTGGTGCAACGTGGATTACCGGCTTTGGTCCGCTTACCTTTAGTTTGGGGCGTGCTCTAAATGCTGAGAAAATTGATGAAACTGAAATATTTCAGTTTTCCTTGGGGCGTACTTTTTAAGGCGTGATTTTAGTAACGTAGTGTAGAAACACAATAAATAATCAGTAGGAGTTGTATATGAAGTTTTCCAAATTGATCGCCGCGGCAGTCATGGTGTTTTGGGTTTGTGGTGCATCAGCGGAAGGTCGGATTGCGGTGTTTGATATTGAGGCTGCCGTTCTTAATACTGACGTGGCTAAAAAGCGGTTAACCGCAATGCGTAATCAAGCTGAATATAAAAAGAACGTCTCTGAGTTGGAAGCACTTAAGAAAAATTACGATAAACAAGTTGAACAGTTCCAACGTGATTTTGATATTTTGAGTGCAGAGCAGCGTCAAGCGACAAAGAATAAAATAGACACAGCTCGTGATGATGGTGAACATCTTGCGCGTAAAATTGAAGCGGCGAATCAGCAAGAAGCGCAGTCTATTTTGCAAGAACTGGGGCCAAAGCTTCAAAAACTCTTGCCGGACTTAATCAAAGCTGAAAATATTGGTTTGTTGCTACCGCGCAAGCAGGTTCTCCATGCTGATGCGAGTTTTGATATTACTGCCAAAGTTGCAGACAAGCTAAATCAAGCTAAGTAATGTCTGGGCGAAAAACGTATAGCCTGGTTGAAATTGCGGCTGCTCTAGGGATCGAATATAGAGGGCAGCCGGATACGCAGCTCAGGGGAATAGCATCGCTGGGTTTGGCTGGCCCAGAGCATTTGAGTTTTTTGTCGAACATTAAGTATAAGCCCTTTCTTGATAACACATTAGCTGGTGCCGTTATCCTCCACCCTGATCTTGCGGTGGGCTTTACGGGCAATTGTTTGTTATCTGAAAATCCGTATTTAATGTATGCGCGCACAAGCGCAATATTTGATTCTACCTTGAAACCGCGGGCTGGGGTGCACCCTACCGCTGTAGTCGTTTCTGAATATATCCATGATTCAGTATCGATAGGGGCAAATTGTGTTATTGAAGAAGATGTGACCATTGGCGAGGGCAGTGTCATTGCGCCGGGTGTTGTTGTTGGTCGCAATAGTCGAATCGGTAAAAACTGTTATATCCATGCCAATGTTACGCTCTATCATAATATCAGTGTCGGTGATGAGTGCATAATTCATTCTGGTGTGGTATTGGGTGCTGATGGCTTTGGTTTTGCTCCTGGGCCGAGCCGATGGGAAAAAATTCACCAGCTTGGTGGTGTGCAAATTGGTTCTCAGGTTGAGATTGGCGCTAACTCTTGTGTCGACCGAGGTGCGCTCGAAGATACAGTGATTGGCAATAATGTCATTCTGGATGATCAAATTATGATTGGTCATAATGTTATTGTGGGCGACGGAACAGCTATGGCTGCAGGCTGCCAAATAGCAGGCAGTGCAGTTATTGGTAAAAACTGTACTTTGGCAGGTAATGTTGGGGTAGTCGGGCATATCACAATCGCGGATAATGTTCATATTACCGCACGA contains:
- the lpxD gene encoding UDP-3-O-(3-hydroxymyristoyl)glucosamine N-acyltransferase — protein: MSGRKTYSLVEIAAALGIEYRGQPDTQLRGIASLGLAGPEHLSFLSNIKYKPFLDNTLAGAVILHPDLAVGFTGNCLLSENPYLMYARTSAIFDSTLKPRAGVHPTAVVVSEYIHDSVSIGANCVIEEDVTIGEGSVIAPGVVVGRNSRIGKNCYIHANVTLYHNISVGDECIIHSGVVLGADGFGFAPGPSRWEKIHQLGGVQIGSQVEIGANSCVDRGALEDTVIGNNVILDDQIMIGHNVIVGDGTAMAAGCQIAGSAVIGKNCTLAGNVGVVGHITIADNVHITARCLVSKSILQVGSYSGTIGVSASTEWRKNAARFRKLDELYRRVALLEKQLKLNDESEG
- the rseP gene encoding sigma E protease regulator RseP; this encodes MLDILQTIFVTLLTLAILVAVHEFGHFWVARRCGVKVLRFSVGFGKPLLSWSDRSGTEYVVAGIPLGGYVKMLDEREGPVPDDLLDQAFNRASPRSRIAIAAAGPLANFLLAIFVYWLVFLNGVSGVAPVVAKVEPNSLAEQAGIVAGQEFLSVDGEATPTWEALQLQLLDRIGEDGEVRISMRSLDSDLVTENVVALKEWMHDVEEPNPVRELGVTLFVPEVVPRIETVVAGSPAERAGMQAGDLVVEANGEPVRTWQEWVEQVRELPEQSLPIVIERDKQRIILTVTPERKLDDSNHAYGYVGVSVQMPTWPESMQRTMTYGFVGAAIAAVDKTWTMSAFTLSSIKKMLIGLLSPKNLSGPITIAKVASSSAQYGFFAWLTFLALLSISLAVLNLLPVPVLDGGHIVYALVEWLTGKPVAEQVQVWANQLGLVLVVFVMVFAIYNDVLRL
- a CDS encoding OmpH family outer membrane protein; amino-acid sequence: MKFSKLIAAAVMVFWVCGASAEGRIAVFDIEAAVLNTDVAKKRLTAMRNQAEYKKNVSELEALKKNYDKQVEQFQRDFDILSAEQRQATKNKIDTARDDGEHLARKIEAANQQEAQSILQELGPKLQKLLPDLIKAENIGLLLPRKQVLHADASFDITAKVADKLNQAK
- the bamA gene encoding outer membrane protein assembly factor BamA, producing the protein MIRFFAFGFFLWSVSLLAAAQNSLPISDVRIEGLQRISSETVFSALPISIGDRVSSRTVANASRALFGTGNFDDIQIGMDGDVLVVKVVERPAISTINLEGNKALATEALLDGLKNSGLAEGQVFKRSTLDGMKMELVRQYVSQGRYDASIETDVVAEPRNRVSISINIDEGSNATIEHINIVGNNVYDDETLLDLFELKTGGLFSFFSSSNKYSREKLKGDLEKLNSYYLDRGYLLFNSDSVQVAISPNRQSVYITVNVIEGDKYTVSSAELSGDLVLPENDLKRFVLVREGQVFSQALVTSTEEFITKRLGNEGYNFAKVRGIPETNEEDKSVDLKFFIDPGKRTYVRRIDFEGNARTSDEVLRREMRQIESAPASADKIELSRIRLERLGYFKEAKVDTLEVPGTDDLIDLRYTVEEQSSGSLGASIGFSQDSGLLLSTNIQQNNFFGTGKQVGFGISRSDFASSASFNYSDPYFTEDGVSRGFNVYYRTTDYEEINVASYTTDSYGAAVTFGYPISETERLGFNIGFNRTLIDAGVSAVKEIKSSPRLLDIIDNYFVSQLDSSTGTYNVAEVLEDLDNLPASALTDPGEEGFLDKYGEEFNNFTAGISWRQSTLNRGLLATRGVSQSVSLEVAVPGSDLEYFKLGYEGQVYVPVSNSFTLRFRTQLGYGDGYGELENLPFYQNFYAGGFGSVRGYKSNTLGPRSTYADIYSISQAATAIDSSGNALALSAEGAYVLDPSTGLLVVDSANTYSNDPDPFGGNVLIEGSMELLFPLPFVKDQRSVRSGFFFDVGNVFSTQCGESQLNCSTPDFSSLRMSAGVGATWITGFGPLTFSLGRALNAEKIDETEIFQFSLGRTF